The Lysinibacillus pakistanensis genome includes a window with the following:
- a CDS encoding distal tail protein Dit, which yields MKMILKNGRELLISDYSLKLLKYYIPSVSIEHQSTEVDGRDGPIFTSTRFSGRTITAKFMYKAFDYHDYKLFIADINMLFSRKEYFYIIFATEPGKRWKVRLANSYQPNELLRKVGELEIQFICENIYAESVPTTLDLKEWDIDKWAWGMGLDWDEDLAYSFNSNLFTIKNYGNVAVDPRRNDLEITLKGVFNNNVTITNHTTGEVYQLNDSLSSSDELKISGIQSFKNGISVFKNTNKKLLSLAVGVNNFSVSGGTVHSIVFNFRFLYM from the coding sequence ATGAAAATGATTTTAAAGAATGGTCGCGAATTATTGATAAGTGACTACAGTTTAAAATTATTAAAATATTACATCCCTTCTGTTTCAATAGAGCACCAATCGACTGAGGTTGATGGCAGAGATGGCCCAATTTTTACAAGCACACGTTTTAGTGGAAGAACAATTACTGCGAAATTTATGTATAAAGCATTTGATTACCATGACTATAAATTGTTTATTGCAGATATCAATATGCTGTTTTCTCGCAAGGAATATTTTTATATTATTTTCGCTACAGAACCAGGAAAGAGATGGAAGGTCAGATTAGCAAATAGCTACCAACCAAATGAGCTACTTCGGAAAGTAGGGGAGCTAGAAATACAATTTATTTGTGAAAATATATATGCAGAATCTGTTCCAACGACTTTAGATTTAAAGGAATGGGATATTGATAAGTGGGCGTGGGGGATGGGTCTTGATTGGGATGAGGATTTAGCTTACTCATTTAACAGTAATCTTTTCACGATTAAAAATTATGGCAATGTTGCTGTGGATCCACGCAGAAATGACTTAGAAATAACCCTAAAAGGAGTTTTTAATAATAATGTAACTATTACAAATCACACAACAGGAGAAGTGTATCAATTAAATGATTCTTTATCATCCTCTGATGAATTAAAAATTAGTGGTATTCAATCTTTTAAAAATGGTATTTCTGTTTTTAAAAATACAAATAAAAAACTCCTTTCACTCGCGGTTGGTGTTAATAATTTTTCAGTTTCAGGCGGTACTGTTCACAGTATCGTTTTTAATTTTAGATTTTTATATATGTAA